A window of the Ostrea edulis chromosome 1, xbOstEdul1.1, whole genome shotgun sequence genome harbors these coding sequences:
- the LOC125664180 gene encoding mitochondrial import inner membrane translocase subunit Tim21-like gives MNSLRVLQTLTQCNISRTVFVSERILSFKVLNCDKNIWKCFSTQNQENTSKASRENSDAKKTTGTELDVKRKSPYEGLSAGQKVVEAGKDLTYIGVILIGGGLIGYVFYNLYKELFATDGATSVYNAAADICKKDDRVINAMGEPIKVYGETDRRGRRRHVSHEEFMVNGIKHMRMKFYIQSPHKVGTVYAEIKQETDNDVEYVYLIVELKGFPSKTIVIVDKR, from the exons ATGAATTCGTTGagagttttacaaactttaacACAGTGCAATATTTCGAGGACAGTTTTTGTATCCGAGAGGATACTATCTTTTAAGGTTTTAAATTGTGATAAAAATATTTGGAAATGTTTTTCAACCCAAAATCAAGAGAATACAAGTAAAGCTAGCAGAGAAAATTCGGATGCAAAGAAAACGACCGGTACTGAATTGGACGTCAAAAGAAAAAGTCCATACGAAGGCTTATCAGCAGGACAGAAAG TTGTGGAGGCAGGAAAAGACTTGACCTACATTGGAGTCATCCTAATTGGAGGCGGTTTGATTG GTTATGTGTTCTACAATTTGTACAAGGAGTTGTTTGCCACAGATGGAGCGACAAGTGTGTACAATGCAGCAGCAGACATTTGCAAAAAAGATGACAGG GTGATAAATGCCATGGGGGAACCTATCAAGGTGTACGGGGAAACAGACAGACGGGGACGAAGGAGGCATGTCAG CCATGAAGAGTTTATGGTGAATGGAATTAAACATATGAGGATGAAGTTTTACATCCAAAGTCCACATAAAGTGGGCACAGTATATGCTGAAATCAAACAG GAAACAGATAACGATGTTGAATATGTCTACTTGATTGTTGAACTCAAAGGATTTCCCAGCAAAACCATCGTCATTGTGGACAAGCGGTGA